Below is a genomic region from Actinoallomurus bryophytorum.
GCGGCGCGCCGACCTCGGCGCCGCCGAGGTCAACCGCCGGTTCCTCCAGGCGGCCGGTGCCGAGGCGCTCTGCCTCGACACCGGGTTCGCGCCCGGCGCGGTCCTACCGCTCGCCGAGATGGGCGCGCTCGCCGGCGCGACGGCGCACGAGATCGTACGGCTGGAGCAGGTCGCCGAAGAGGTGGCCGCGGTCGGGCCGGGCGCGGCCGGCTTCGCCGAGGCCTTCCGCGAACGACTGCGGGAGCGCACCGCCTCGGCCGTCGGGCTGAAGTCGATCGCCGCGTACCGGGTGGGGCTGGCGCTGCCCGGCGAGCGGCCGGGCGACGCCGAGGTCACGGCGGCGGCCGGCCGCTGGCTCGCCTCGATCGAGGCCGGCGCCGCCCCACGGCTCGCCGACCCGACGCTCCAGTCCTTCCTGGTCTGGTGCGGTGTCGACCGCGGGCTGCCGATCCAGTTCCACGTCGGGTACGGCGACGCCGACGTCGACCTGCACCGGTGCGACCCTCTGCTGCTGACCGACCTGATCCGCGCGGTCGAGCCGACCGGGACGCCGATCATGCTGCTGCACAACTATCCGTTCCACCGGCACGCCGGCTACCTGGCGCAGGTGTTCCCGCACGTCTTCGTGGACGTGGGGCTGGCCACCCACAACGTCGGGCACCGGGCGCCGGCGCTGATCGCCGAGACGCTCGAGCTCGCCCCGTACGGCAAGTTCCTGTTCTCCTCCGACGCGTTCGGCCTGGCGGAGCTGTACCACCTCGGCTCCCTGCTGTTCCGCCAGGGCCTGTCGGACCACCTACGAACCGGTCTGGACGACGGGGTGTGGACCGAGGAGGACGCCGCCCGGATCGCGCGGCTGGCCGGGGGAGAGAACGCCCGCCGCGTCTACGGTCTGGAACAGCGCTGATGGACGAACTGGACGAACTCCACCTGAAACTGCGCGCTGCCGTGGCCGACGAACTCCCGGGCGCGATCGCGCTGCGGCACCGGCTGCACGCCGACCCGCGGCTGTCGGGCGACGAGGCGGACACCACGGTCGAGGTCGTACGGGCCCTCGACGCCGGACCGGGACGCGCGATCGCCGGGACCGGGCGGGTCGTGCGGATCGGCGACGACGGCCCCGCCGTGGCGTTGCGGGCCGAGCTGGACGCGCTGCCCATCGTCGAGCGCACCGGAGTGCCCTGGGCCTCACCTGGGAACGCCATGCACGCCTGCGGCCACGACGTCCACCTCGCGGCGCTCGTCGCGGTCTGCCGCGCCGCC
It encodes:
- a CDS encoding amidohydrolase family protein, translated to MPPLLPCVETLSLVDHHCHSVVDGDLDRSEFESLLTEAEAPGPLGGTLFDSAIGFAVRRWCAPVLDLPPHASPEDYLARRADLGAAEVNRRFLQAAGAEALCLDTGFAPGAVLPLAEMGALAGATAHEIVRLEQVAEEVAAVGPGAAGFAEAFRERLRERTASAVGLKSIAAYRVGLALPGERPGDAEVTAAAGRWLASIEAGAAPRLADPTLQSFLVWCGVDRGLPIQFHVGYGDADVDLHRCDPLLLTDLIRAVEPTGTPIMLLHNYPFHRHAGYLAQVFPHVFVDVGLATHNVGHRAPALIAETLELAPYGKFLFSSDAFGLAELYHLGSLLFRQGLSDHLRTGLDDGVWTEEDAARIARLAGGENARRVYGLEQR